The Amycolatopsis mongoliensis genome includes a window with the following:
- a CDS encoding FMN-dependent NADH-azoreductase: MATLLHLDTSVRPKSVSASRPVTAAFRKAWEEQHPDGTVIYRDLAAEPVPHLGTAGAEAGFADPATHTPEQAAAFSRRVELLEELENADVVLIAAPMYNLTIPSTLKAWLDHVVIAGRSAGPGSSVAGTPVHVVASRGGSYEPGTPREGTDYVRNYLTAVLGGTMGMEVDFIVPELTRAHLHPAMAGLVPKAEASRAKALEEAAVKGKAAARRAAA, translated from the coding sequence ATGGCCACGCTGCTGCACCTGGACACGTCCGTCCGGCCGAAGTCCGTCTCTGCCTCACGTCCGGTCACCGCCGCCTTCCGCAAGGCGTGGGAAGAACAACACCCGGACGGCACCGTCATCTACCGCGACCTCGCCGCCGAGCCGGTCCCCCACCTCGGCACCGCCGGCGCCGAGGCCGGGTTCGCCGATCCGGCCACCCACACCCCCGAGCAGGCCGCCGCCTTCTCCCGGCGCGTCGAGCTGCTGGAAGAGCTGGAAAACGCGGACGTCGTCCTCATCGCCGCCCCGATGTACAACCTCACCATCCCGTCCACCCTGAAGGCGTGGCTGGACCACGTGGTCATCGCGGGACGGAGCGCGGGCCCCGGGTCCTCGGTCGCCGGCACCCCGGTCCACGTCGTCGCCAGCCGCGGCGGCTCCTACGAACCCGGCACACCACGCGAGGGCACCGACTACGTCCGGAACTACCTGACGGCCGTCCTCGGCGGCACGATGGGGATGGAGGTCGACTTCATCGTCCCCGAACTCACCCGGGCCCACCTCCACCCGGCCATGGCCGGGCTGGTCCCGAAGGCTGAAGCGTCCCGGGCGAAGGCCCTCGAAGAGGCCGCGGTCAAGGGGAAAGCCGCGGCTCGCCGAGCCGCTGCCTGA
- a CDS encoding MauE/DoxX family redox-associated membrane protein, with product MIGAQFVLATRVLIGLVFAVAAVGKLAGRVRLAEFAASLAPLGRSPVGWLPIAAATAVVELAAAALVAFPATYRLGLGLATAVLVVFCAAIARSMRLGRRVTCRCFGRSGAVLGPAHLVRNALLAAWAATALAVPPGPALGLDTVAAAGLVGTFAAVVAITWDSLAGLVRGPDAAGR from the coding sequence ATGATCGGCGCCCAGTTCGTGCTCGCCACCCGGGTCCTGATCGGCCTGGTGTTCGCGGTCGCGGCCGTCGGCAAGCTCGCCGGGCGGGTGCGGCTGGCGGAGTTCGCCGCGTCGCTGGCGCCGCTCGGCCGGTCGCCGGTGGGCTGGCTGCCGATCGCCGCCGCGACCGCCGTCGTCGAGCTGGCCGCTGCCGCGCTCGTCGCGTTCCCCGCCACCTATCGGCTCGGGCTCGGGCTGGCGACGGCGGTGCTGGTCGTGTTCTGCGCCGCGATCGCCCGTTCGATGCGGCTGGGCCGCCGCGTCACCTGCCGCTGCTTCGGCCGCTCCGGGGCGGTGCTCGGCCCTGCCCACCTCGTCCGCAACGCGCTGCTCGCCGCCTGGGCCGCCACCGCACTCGCCGTCCCGCCGGGACCTGCGCTCGGCCTCGACACCGTCGCGGCCGCCGGGCTCGTCGGCACGTTCGCCGCGGTCGTCGCGATCACCTGGGACAGCCTGGCCGGCCTGGTCCGCGGGCCGGACGCCGCCGGCCGCTGA
- a CDS encoding TlpA family protein disulfide reductase, whose product MSFLVAVVVVLAVLTVLNLLLSSAIIRLLNEQRRSVTPALPAVGTEIGSFEVTDADGTTVTDRELDDALVAFLSPTCGPCQRLAGQLTEPTVAFVLDGGDRDKAVEYAAGLGPAVRVAFVGDRSPVSAAFNAGDVTPTLIRVRDRRIAAAGHDLDAVRRQHV is encoded by the coding sequence ATGTCGTTCCTGGTAGCCGTGGTCGTGGTGCTGGCCGTGCTGACGGTGCTCAACCTCCTGTTGTCCTCGGCGATCATCAGGCTGCTGAACGAGCAGCGGCGGTCGGTGACGCCCGCGCTGCCGGCGGTGGGCACCGAAATCGGGTCGTTCGAGGTGACCGACGCCGACGGCACGACCGTCACCGATCGAGAGCTGGACGATGCGCTCGTCGCGTTCCTGTCGCCGACGTGCGGGCCGTGCCAGCGCCTCGCCGGCCAGCTCACCGAGCCGACCGTCGCGTTCGTGCTCGACGGCGGCGACCGGGACAAGGCCGTCGAGTACGCGGCCGGTCTGGGCCCCGCGGTGCGCGTCGCCTTCGTCGGCGACCGCAGCCCGGTGTCGGCCGCGTTCAACGCGGGCGATGTGACCCCGACCCTGATCCGCGTGCGGGACCGGCGGATCGCCGCCGCCGGCCACGACCTCGACGCCGTGCGTCGGCAGCACGTCTGA
- a CDS encoding ABC transporter ATP-binding protein, producing the protein MDLFRAAGPAFGVAWRASRVATGGAIALAVLASAVPAASAWLGKLLFDELAGGRDTGVIVLLAIGSATGLAVATAITAVASYCTAIVRAKSAIEAEDRLVGAVGALPGLRRLEDPAFLDQVRLAEQGAQEAAPAVLALTVESVRTLVAVLGFGGAVLLVWPPMAGLLAASLAAAAISQLTLSRLRAREAEAMMATHRERFLFRSLCSDVRAAKEIRLFGLADLFRSRMVAAVRTATAGECAMQRRIALAGITAAIVSAVVAGVALVVAATGAARGSLSIGDVTLFTAAVAGIQSPVGALLGQLGRAGGSLGLFRHYLDVVTTAPDLPSGTNAVPALKTGIELRDVWFRYDPTGPWVLRGVDLVIPCGAAVGLVGVNGAGKSTLVKLLCRFYDPDRGRILWDGVDIRSCDTAELRARVGATFQDFTSYDLTAADNIGIGDVSRLGDLDRVRAAARLAEIDPALSALPRGYETLLSRAFLDVDDKAGAALSGGQWQRVALARSLMRAEADLLILDEPSSGMDADAETRTHEALRAHRAGRTSVLISHRLSALRGADRIVVLGGGRVIEQGTHDELLTAGGEYARLFSLQAKGYAMAEA; encoded by the coding sequence ATGGACCTGTTCCGTGCGGCGGGCCCCGCGTTCGGCGTCGCCTGGCGCGCGTCGCGGGTGGCCACCGGCGGCGCGATCGCGCTGGCGGTGCTCGCCTCGGCCGTGCCGGCGGCGTCGGCCTGGCTGGGGAAGCTGCTGTTCGACGAGCTGGCCGGCGGCCGGGACACTGGCGTGATCGTGCTGCTGGCCATCGGCTCGGCGACCGGCCTCGCCGTAGCGACCGCGATCACCGCGGTCGCCTCGTACTGCACCGCGATCGTGCGGGCCAAGTCCGCGATCGAGGCGGAGGACCGCCTGGTCGGCGCGGTCGGCGCGCTGCCGGGGCTGCGCCGGCTCGAGGACCCGGCGTTCCTGGACCAGGTGCGGCTGGCCGAGCAGGGCGCGCAGGAGGCGGCGCCCGCGGTGCTGGCGCTGACCGTCGAGTCGGTGCGCACCCTGGTCGCCGTGCTCGGGTTCGGCGGCGCGGTCCTGCTCGTGTGGCCGCCGATGGCCGGCCTGCTCGCCGCGTCACTGGCGGCGGCGGCGATCTCCCAGCTGACCCTGTCCCGCCTGCGCGCGCGGGAGGCCGAAGCGATGATGGCCACCCACCGCGAGCGGTTCCTGTTCCGCTCGCTGTGCTCGGACGTCCGGGCGGCCAAGGAGATCCGGCTCTTCGGCCTCGCGGATCTGTTCCGGTCACGCATGGTCGCCGCGGTCCGCACGGCCACGGCCGGCGAGTGCGCGATGCAGCGCCGGATCGCGCTCGCCGGGATCACCGCCGCGATCGTGTCGGCGGTGGTGGCCGGCGTCGCCCTCGTGGTCGCCGCGACCGGCGCCGCCCGGGGGTCGTTGTCCATCGGCGACGTCACCCTCTTCACCGCCGCGGTGGCCGGCATCCAGTCTCCGGTGGGCGCGCTGCTGGGCCAGCTCGGCCGAGCCGGCGGGTCGCTCGGGTTGTTCAGGCACTACCTCGACGTGGTGACGACCGCGCCCGACCTGCCCTCCGGGACGAACGCCGTGCCCGCACTGAAGACCGGCATCGAACTGCGTGACGTCTGGTTCCGCTACGACCCCACCGGCCCGTGGGTGCTGCGCGGGGTCGACCTGGTGATCCCCTGTGGCGCGGCGGTCGGGCTGGTGGGCGTGAACGGCGCGGGCAAGTCGACGCTCGTGAAGCTGCTGTGCCGCTTCTACGACCCGGACCGCGGCCGGATCCTGTGGGACGGCGTGGACATCCGCTCCTGTGACACAGCGGAGCTGCGGGCCCGCGTCGGCGCCACGTTCCAGGACTTCACCAGCTACGACCTGACCGCGGCGGACAACATCGGCATCGGCGACGTTTCCCGCCTCGGCGATCTCGACCGCGTTCGCGCGGCGGCCCGCCTGGCCGAGATCGACCCGGCGCTGTCCGCTTTGCCCCGCGGCTACGAAACCCTGCTGTCCCGGGCGTTCCTGGACGTCGACGACAAGGCCGGGGCCGCCCTGTCCGGCGGCCAGTGGCAGCGGGTGGCGCTCGCCCGGTCACTCATGCGCGCCGAAGCCGACCTGCTCATCCTCGACGAACCCAGCTCCGGCATGGACGCCGACGCCGAAACCCGGACCCACGAGGCACTGCGCGCCCACCGGGCCGGCCGGACGAGCGTGCTGATCTCCCACCGCCTGTCCGCCCTGCGCGGCGCGGACCGGATAGTCGTGCTCGGCGGCGGCCGGGTGATCGAACAGGGCACCCACGACGAGCTGCTCACCGCGGGCGGCGAGTACGCCCGGCTGTTCTCGTTGCAGGCCAAGGGATACGCGATGGCGGAGGCGTGA
- a CDS encoding S26 family signal peptidase yields MAWLVAVVVVALVLLVVLRRRYVVARVWGHSMSPTFHDGERVVATRRRHYRVGDVIVFRPRSETADVAWRIKRIAAVAGDPVPAWLAADHPVVPAGRVVVAGDNTGHSEDSRQLGYIDIARVAGAVPHRPAPEGS; encoded by the coding sequence ATGGCCTGGCTCGTTGCTGTTGTGGTGGTGGCGCTGGTGCTGCTGGTCGTGCTGCGCCGCCGTTACGTGGTGGCCCGCGTCTGGGGCCACAGCATGTCCCCGACCTTCCACGACGGCGAGCGGGTCGTCGCGACCCGGCGACGGCACTACCGCGTCGGCGACGTGATCGTCTTCCGCCCCCGATCCGAGACCGCCGATGTCGCGTGGCGCATCAAACGGATCGCCGCGGTCGCCGGCGACCCGGTCCCCGCCTGGCTGGCGGCGGACCACCCGGTCGTCCCGGCCGGCCGGGTGGTGGTGGCCGGCGACAACACCGGCCACAGCGAGGATTCCCGCCAGCTCGGCTACATCGACATCGCCCGCGTGGCCGGCGCGGTCCCTCACCGCCCCGCGCCCGAAGGCAGCTGA